A window of the Streptomyces sp. NBC_00454 genome harbors these coding sequences:
- a CDS encoding glutaredoxin family protein has protein sequence MSPLLRRAGKKRPEERVVTLIGKPGCHLCDEAQEVVEKVCAETGAQWEKKDISQDEELYRLHWEQIPVVLVDGEQHTFWRVNPDRLRRALQA, from the coding sequence ATGAGTCCTTTGCTGCGCCGTGCCGGAAAGAAGCGTCCCGAGGAGCGGGTGGTCACGCTCATCGGGAAGCCGGGGTGTCATCTCTGTGATGAGGCCCAGGAAGTGGTCGAGAAGGTGTGCGCCGAGACGGGGGCACAGTGGGAGAAGAAGGACATCTCGCAGGACGAGGAGCTCTACCGCCTGCATTGGGAACAGATTCCCGTGGTGCTGGTGGACGGCGAACAGCACACCTTCTGGCGGGTGAACCCTGACCGGCTCCGACGGGCATTGCAGGCTTGA
- a CDS encoding redox-sensing transcriptional repressor Rex, giving the protein MATGRTHRPATRSRGIPEATVARLPLYLRALTALSERSVPTVSSEELAAAAGVNSAKLRKDFSYLGSYGTRGVGYDVEYLVYQISRELGLTQDWPVVIVGIGNLGAALANYGGFASRGFRVAALIDADPAMAGKPVAGMPVQHTDDLEKIIEENGVSIGVIATPAGAAQQVSERLIAAGVTSILNFAPTVLSVPDGVDVRKVDLSIELQILAFHEQRKAGEEAAAAAAAGGPAAVSGAGTGAAPAAAVVPPAGRAAAVARKNGPEGDVPAVMPA; this is encoded by the coding sequence GTGGCAACTGGCCGAACTCACCGACCGGCGACCCGCAGCCGAGGTATTCCCGAGGCCACTGTCGCCCGGCTTCCGCTGTACTTGCGCGCCCTCACGGCGCTCTCCGAGCGATCGGTACCCACGGTCTCCTCCGAGGAGCTCGCGGCGGCCGCCGGAGTCAACTCCGCGAAGCTCCGCAAGGACTTCTCCTACCTCGGTTCCTACGGGACCCGCGGGGTCGGCTACGACGTGGAGTACCTCGTCTACCAGATCTCCCGCGAGCTCGGACTGACCCAGGACTGGCCGGTCGTCATCGTCGGCATCGGTAACCTCGGCGCGGCCCTCGCCAACTACGGCGGCTTCGCCTCCCGCGGCTTCCGCGTCGCCGCGCTCATCGACGCCGATCCGGCCATGGCCGGCAAGCCCGTCGCCGGCATGCCCGTACAGCACACCGATGACCTCGAGAAGATCATCGAGGAGAACGGCGTCTCCATCGGGGTCATCGCGACCCCGGCCGGGGCGGCCCAGCAGGTCAGCGAGCGGCTCATCGCCGCGGGCGTCACCTCCATCCTGAACTTCGCGCCGACGGTGCTCTCCGTGCCGGACGGCGTCGACGTGCGCAAGGTCGACCTGTCGATCGAGCTGCAGATCCTGGCCTTCCACGAGCAGCGCAAAGCCGGCGAGGAAGCCGCCGCGGCCGCAGCCGCCGGCGGCCCCGCCGCGGTGAGCGGCGCCGGTACGGGCGCGGCCCCGGCCGCGGCCGTCGTGCCGCCCGCCGGGCGCGCGGCCGCCGTCGCGCGCAAGAACGGCCCGGAGGGCGACGTACCGGCGGTGATGCCGGCATGA
- a CDS encoding glutamyl-tRNA reductase has product MSLLVVGLSHRSAPVSVLERASLSADAKIKLLHDTLAAEPAAEAAVLATCNRIELYADVDKFHAGVAELSTLLAQHSGVALEELTPYLYVHYEDRAVHHLFSVACGLDSMVVGEGQILGQIKDALALGQELHTAGRLINDLFQQALRVGKRAHSETGIDRAGQSLVTFGLEQLAVHVPVGEWAVGKRALVIGAGSMSSLAAATLARVGVAEIVVANRTAERAERLAEILVASGTGVAASAVPMSLVADELTRVDVVVSCTGATGLVLTGDDVAAAVGSEPAGAVPYPPFHRSPELRPGPDAGAAPLPGASPRTPAHQTPAGLDLAAGLDLAAGLDLAGQESPAGLDSALVARLAAASAGGQRIADAGAVRSKVAVEDRDGCPVGLDALAGDPARTADGRAALTGVDASSLELHGTWADQGEAAAQRQPRKGARSQVDAQPVRLALLDLAMPRDIDAAVHRIPGVRLVDIESLAEASADAPMAADVDAVRAIVAEEVAAFGAAQRAAHITPTVVALRAMAAEVVAMEVARLDGRVPDLDERQRAEVTQTVRRVVDKLLHAPTVRVKQLASEPGGAGYAEALRELFDLDPQTVASVSRADEADKNHDSGRAS; this is encoded by the coding sequence ATGAGTCTGCTCGTCGTAGGGCTGAGCCATCGCAGCGCGCCCGTGAGCGTGCTGGAGCGGGCCTCGCTGTCCGCCGATGCCAAGATCAAGCTGCTGCACGACACGCTGGCCGCGGAGCCGGCGGCGGAGGCGGCGGTGCTCGCCACGTGCAACCGCATCGAGCTGTACGCGGACGTGGACAAGTTCCACGCGGGTGTTGCCGAGCTTTCCACCTTGCTGGCGCAGCACAGTGGCGTCGCGCTGGAGGAGCTCACTCCCTATCTCTACGTGCACTACGAGGACCGGGCCGTCCACCACCTGTTCTCGGTGGCGTGCGGGCTGGACTCGATGGTGGTCGGCGAGGGGCAGATCCTCGGGCAGATCAAGGACGCGCTGGCGCTGGGGCAGGAGCTCCACACCGCGGGGCGTCTGATCAACGACCTCTTCCAGCAGGCGCTGCGCGTCGGCAAGCGGGCGCACTCCGAGACCGGGATCGACCGGGCCGGGCAGTCGCTGGTGACCTTCGGGCTGGAACAGCTCGCGGTGCACGTGCCGGTGGGGGAGTGGGCCGTGGGGAAGCGGGCGCTCGTCATCGGTGCCGGGTCGATGTCCTCGCTGGCGGCGGCGACGCTCGCGCGGGTCGGCGTCGCCGAGATCGTCGTGGCGAACCGGACCGCCGAGCGGGCGGAGCGGCTGGCCGAGATTCTGGTTGCCTCGGGCACCGGGGTGGCGGCTTCGGCCGTGCCGATGTCTTTGGTCGCGGATGAGCTGACACGAGTCGATGTGGTCGTCTCGTGCACGGGCGCGACCGGGCTGGTGCTGACCGGGGACGACGTTGCCGCCGCCGTGGGGTCCGAACCTGCGGGGGCTGTCCCCTACCCGCCCTTCCACCGTTCGCCGGAGCTTCGCCCCGGACCCGATGCCGGTGCGGCGCCGTTGCCGGGGGCCAGCCCCCGGACCCCCGCGCATCAAACGCCGGCGGGGCTGGATTTGGCCGCGGGGCTGGATTTGGCCGCGGGGCTGGATTTGGCCGGGCAGGAGTCGCCCGCCGGGCTGGATTCCGCGCTCGTCGCGCGGCTTGCCGCCGCTTCCGCCGGTGGGCAGCGGATCGCCGATGCCGGGGCCGTGCGGAGCAAGGTGGCCGTCGAGGACCGTGACGGGTGTCCCGTCGGGCTCGACGCGCTCGCCGGTGACCCGGCGCGGACCGCCGACGGGCGGGCCGCGCTGACCGGGGTCGACGCCAGCTCGCTGGAACTCCACGGGACCTGGGCCGACCAGGGCGAGGCGGCCGCGCAGCGGCAGCCGCGCAAGGGGGCCCGTAGCCAGGTGGACGCGCAGCCCGTACGGCTCGCGCTCCTGGACCTCGCCATGCCGCGGGACATCGACGCCGCCGTGCACCGGATCCCGGGCGTGAGGCTGGTCGACATCGAGTCGCTGGCCGAGGCTTCCGCGGACGCGCCCATGGCGGCCGATGTCGATGCCGTGCGCGCGATAGTCGCCGAGGAAGTGGCCGCGTTCGGGGCCGCCCAGCGCGCCGCGCACATCACGCCCACCGTGGTCGCCCTGCGCGCCATGGCGGCCGAGGTCGTCGCCATGGAAGTGGCGCGGCTCGACGGGCGCGTGCCCGATCTCGACGAGCGGCAGCGGGCCGAGGTCACTCAGACCGTGCGGCGCGTAGTCGACAAGCTCCTCCACGCGCCGACCGTGCGCGTCAAGCAGCTCGCGAGCGAACCCGGCGGCGCCGGGTACGCCGAGGCGCTGCGCGAACTCTTCGATCTCGACCCGCAGACGGTGGCCTCCGTCAGCCGGGCCGACGAGGCTGACAAGAACCACGACTCAGGACGGGCATCATGA
- the hemC gene encoding hydroxymethylbilane synthase, with amino-acid sequence MNPRLDQPLRLGTRRSKLAMSQSGHVAEAVRAITGRPVELVEITTYGDVSRESLSQIGGTGVFVTALREALVRGEVDFAVHSLKDLPTTQPAELVIAAMPQREDPRDALVARDGLTFEQLPDGARIGTGSPRRLSQIHAYARSLGKVVETVPIRGNVDTRIGFVHSGELDAVVLAAAGLNRIGRGDEATDLLSVDNVLPAPGQGALAVECLASDTDLIAALGELDDPYTRAAVTAERALLAALEAGCSAPVGALADLLADGQTVNEMRLRGVVGTLDGSTLVQLSTTGPVPQSYDEAMALGRELADEMLAKGAAGLMGERSL; translated from the coding sequence ATGAATCCACGTCTCGACCAGCCCCTGAGGCTCGGCACGCGGCGAAGCAAGCTGGCCATGTCCCAGTCCGGGCATGTCGCCGAGGCGGTACGGGCGATCACCGGCCGGCCCGTCGAGCTCGTGGAGATCACGACCTACGGCGACGTGTCCCGCGAGAGCCTCTCGCAGATCGGCGGCACCGGCGTCTTCGTCACCGCCCTGCGCGAGGCCCTCGTACGCGGTGAGGTCGACTTCGCCGTGCACTCGCTGAAGGACCTGCCCACCACGCAGCCCGCCGAGCTCGTCATCGCGGCCATGCCGCAGCGCGAGGACCCCCGGGACGCGCTCGTCGCCCGCGACGGCCTGACCTTCGAGCAGCTGCCCGACGGTGCGCGCATCGGGACCGGTTCGCCGCGGCGGCTGTCGCAGATCCACGCGTACGCCCGGAGCCTGGGGAAGGTCGTCGAGACCGTCCCGATCCGCGGCAACGTCGACACCCGGATCGGCTTCGTGCACAGCGGGGAGCTCGACGCCGTCGTGCTCGCCGCCGCCGGGCTCAACCGGATCGGTCGCGGAGACGAAGCCACCGACCTGCTGTCCGTCGACAACGTGCTGCCCGCACCCGGCCAGGGTGCCCTGGCCGTGGAGTGCCTCGCGTCCGACACGGACCTGATCGCCGCGCTCGGCGAGCTCGACGACCCGTACACGCGGGCCGCCGTGACTGCCGAACGTGCCCTGCTCGCCGCCCTGGAGGCCGGTTGCAGCGCCCCCGTGGGTGCGCTCGCCGACCTTTTGGCCGACGGGCAGACTGTCAATGAAATGCGCCTGCGTGGAGTCGTGGGAACCCTCGACGGTTCCACGCTGGTGCAGCTGTCCACCACCGGTCCCGTGCCCCAGTCGTATGACGAAGCCATGGCGCTCGG